The following are from one region of the Rhipicephalus microplus isolate Deutch F79 chromosome 1, USDA_Rmic, whole genome shotgun sequence genome:
- the LOC119177754 gene encoding uncharacterized protein LOC119177754, with product MDSEARLASVPPVKLTKVPSRPDVPFKRSLSVYVTLYERPNRLFLRLTDNDAIYFIEEERQHVSETSIGTYCMVALPQYSDRQALRARVTDIRRDATGTQVLADVLYVDEGRADVVPLHRVYPMSDSEARDPCRSVACCMRRIRPTLRSSCYDMQWLVDRSKPHYFDAVFHGLSDGGVYQVDLFINIPDAPPVMRRRSVARLLVDNGFAEFLDYPGDAPRVVVEPTADADDHSQRDSEGVVGQMLAERGSTETENGAIGANEIYIQGDICPESKACTGNEICADYGIGRARTTINAVVLDRSPSTLSAINGEVSPSSSTHSTISGEVLDKSPSTFSACSVNSLSRSSLCFELTPFVPQGNIIDINVTFILTPDHWYGQPTSAVKDLSEMSGIIESCKQVACVKQEIKKGSYLIYRDLPHEPGTRVRVEELLSAGKCQVLLVDYGNKKAVDSSCLFKFDSRLQSIPSLAIRFKLVGIQPWTQWTEAVVSRFQGLVHSSCSLQAVIEGTSSTCDEFNDTVYLANLLSDTHGDMADCMCREGYVKRPMVKCKKNTVAQKSNHPALASFNPMQDDYCSPLNSYIVNTDDPGVAAANFPAKTNRVCKFYSTRGYCEEKAFCVYKHVEAEPNSILLHITEPAAQCVESKPPEPGSWLLGQMSAYVSPNHFYLVFCYGRKTLDRLIMEDGAFSCGESLLGLIDDMQDISRYGHFLENRLFAKSVGEFVAARSSRNNLWYRAKVVSIGHGERLKVMFVDFGFYEWVTLNNVRTLDPRFTLLPIQAQLSSLVDTELCCMRDGTSWDKKMCKQFLKCVTGQTLLIETVCSKEEFLHVKLYFCHKDVIYSVTDFIKNI from the coding sequence ATGGATTCCGAAGCACGCCTGGCGTCTGTGCCCCCAGTGAAGTTAACAAAAGTTCCGAGCCGACCGGACGTGCCGTTCAAAAGGAGCCTTTCGGTTTACGTGACGCTTTACGAGAGGCCCAACAGACTATTTCTGCGACTTACCGACAACGATGCGATATATTTTATTGAGGAGGAGCGGCAGCATGTCTCAGAGACGTCCATTGGCACGTACTGCATGGTGGCATTGCCGCAATACTCCGACAGGCAGGCACTGCGCGCACGGGTGACGGACATTCGCAGGGATGCTACGGGCACGCAGGTTCTGGCCGATGTCCTGTACGTCGACGAAGGCCGCGCCGATGTTGTCCCACTGCACCGTGTGTACCCCATGAGTGATAGTGAAGCCCGCGATCCCTGCCGATCAGTGGCCTGCTGCATGCGGAGAATCAGGCCAACTTTGAGGAGCTCCTGCTATGACATGCAGTGGCTCGTCGACAGGAGCAAACCTCACTACTTCGACGCCGTATTCCACGGCCTATCGGATGGTGGTGTTTACCAGGTGGACTTGTTCATCAACATTCCCGATGCCCCCCCTGTGATGCGGCGTCGGAGTGTTGCCCGACTCCTTGTCGATAACGGCTTCGCAGAATTCTTGGATTACCCAGGAGATGCCCCGCGCGTTGTTGTTGAACCGACAGCCGATGCGGACGATCATTCCCAGCGTGATAGCGAAGGCGTCGTCGGGCAGATGCTGGCCGAAAGGGGAAGCACCGAGACCGAAAATGGAGCCATTGGAGCGAACGAAATCTACATTCAAGGTGACATTTGCCCCGAGAGTAAAGCCTGCACCGGGAATGAAATCTGCGCCGACTATGGAATCGGCCGCGCTAGGACTACAATAAACGCCGTGGTGTTGGACAGATCGCCTTCTACTCTCTCCGCAATCAATGGCGAGGTGAGCCCGTCCTCTTCTACTCACTCCACGATCAGTGGTGAGGTGTTGGACAAATCACCCTCCACTTTTTCTGCCTGCAGTGTTAATTCACTGAGTCGCAGCTCTCTCTGCTTTGAATTGACACCGTTTGTGCCACAAGGAAACATCATAGACATCAACGTTACGTTCATCCTGACACCCGATCACTGGTATGGACAGCCTACCTCTGCGGTGAAAGACCTGTCAGAAATGAGCGGCATCATTGAATCGTGCAAGCAAGTGGCATGTGTGAAACAAGAAATCAAGAAGGGGTCATACCTCATATATCGTGATTTGCCGCACGAACCTGGAACCAGAGTCCGTGTTGAGGAACTCCTTAGTGCTGGAAAGTGCCAGGTATTGCTGGTGGACTATGGCAACAAAAAGGCTGTAGATTCCTCCTGCTTATTCAAATTTGACTCGAGGCTTCAGAGCATACCTTCACTTGCAATAAGGTTTAAGCTCGTCGGCATTCAGCCGTGGACACAATGGACAGAAGCAGTAGTCTCACGATTTCAAGGGCTGGTTCATAGTAGCTGTTCACTCCAAGCAGTCATTGAGGGAACAAGTAGTACTTGTGATGAATTTAATGACACAGTCTACTTGGCAAATTTGCTAAGTGATACCCATGGAGACATGGCTGACTGCATGTGCAGGGAAGGCTATGTGAAAAGGCCGATGGTGAAATGCAAAAAGAACACCGTTGCTCAAAAATCAAATCATCCAGCTCTTGCTTCTTTCAATCCCATGCAGGATGACTACTGCAGTCCTTTGAACAGTTATATTGTGAACACCGACGACCCAGGGGTGGCTGCTGCAAACTTTCCAGCAAAAACCAACCGCGTCTGCAAGTTCTACAGCACGCGAGGCTATTGCGAAGAAAAGGCTTTCTGTGTATACAAACATGTTGAGGCAGAACCCAACTCAATTCTTTTGCATATAACCGAGCCTGCCGCTCAATGCGTCGAATCGAAGCCACCCGAACCAGGCAGTTGGCTATTGGGCCAGATGTCGGCGTACGTCAGCCCAAACCATTTCTATTTAGTTTTCTGCTATGGGAGAAAGACTCTTGATAGACTTATTATGGAAGATGGTGCTTTCAGCTGTGGAGAGTCTTTGCTAGGCCTTATAGACGACATGCAAGACATTTCCAGGTATGGCCATTTCTTAGAAAACAGGCTTTTTGCAAAGTCGGTTGGTGAGTTCGTCGCTGCCAGGTCCAGCCGCAACAACTTGTGGTATCGAGCAAAGGTTGTCTCTATAGGTCATGGCGAGCGCCTGAAAGTGATGTTCGTGGACTTCGGGTTTTATGAATGGGTCACGTTGAATAATGTCAGAACACTGGATCCACGCTTTACACTCTTGCCCATTCAGGCGCAGTTGTCATCTCTCGTGGACACTGAATTGTGCTGCATGAGGGATGGAACCAGTTGGGACAAAAAAATGTGCAAACAGTTTCTCAAATGTGTCACTGGCCAAACTCTTCTGATCGAGACTGTGTGCTCGAAAGAGGAATTCTTGCATGTCAAGCTCTACTTCTGCCATAAAGACGTGATCTACAGTGTGACTGATTTTATAAAAAACATATAA